AAAATGGGACGCATCGCCGTCAGGCTAAAGTTGGTGAAATTGAAGCAGGAGAAATGGCTGTAGATATAGGTGATGAAACCGTGGATATCTTTTCTCACATTATAGAAGATGCAAGGACTGTAATAATGAATGGGCCAATGGGAGTTTTTGAAACTCCCCCTTATCACGAAGGAACAGTTAAGGTTGCAAAAGCTCTAGCAGATTGTGATGGTGTTACTGTAGTAGGCGGAGGAGATTCAGCAGCAGCTATGAAAAAGGCTGAAGTTGAAGAAAAAATATCACATATTTCCACTGGTGGTGGAGCAACCTTAAAATTTTTACAAGGAAGTAAATTGCCTGGTGTAGAAGTACTTTCAAGTAAATGATTTTTACTGCACTATCTAAATAGGTTGGGAGGATTGCAATGAATATGACAGTATATATTGCTGGTAACTGGAAAATGAATAACTCTCCAAATGAAACTGAAGATTTTATGACAAATCTCGGGCAATTTAATATAGATGCAAAGTCTTATGGTTTAGATAATAGTATTAAAGCTATTGTTTGTCCGTCATCAATAGCACTAGAAAGGGCATCTGATAAGAAACCAGCCTGGTTAGAGCTAGGTGCTCAGGATTCATACTTTGAAGAGTCAGGGGCATATACAGGAGAAGTATCTCCTTCAATGCTAAAAGACTTTGGGGTAAAATATGTAATAGTTGGTCATTCTGAAAGAAGAAATATATTTGGAGAAGTAAATGAGGATATTAACAAAAAAGTTAAGAAAATACTGGAATTAGATATGATTCCAATACTATGTGTAGGAGAAAATGATACAGAAAGAGAACAGGGGATTACATTTCCTGTGATAGAGATTCAGATCAAAAAAGCTCTGTGGGGAATAGATAAAAATGAGCTAAATCGTATTATAATCGCCTATGAACCTGTATGGGCAATAGGAACAGGCAAAGCTGCAACTCCAGAAGATGCCGAAGAAGTGGGAAGCTATATCAAAGAAGTTCTAGCAAATATTGATCAAAGAAATGGAGAAGCTGTACCTGTTTTATACGGGGGAAGTGTCAACCCTGATAATATAGCAGGATTTGTAAATATGGGAAACATAGATGGAGCTCTAGTTGGTGGTAAAAGCGTAAAATCTGATTCTTTTGTAGAGCTAATAAAAAAAGTGAGTGAAATAATTTGATAAATAAAGAGAAAAAACCAGAAAAACCAGTTGCTTTAATAATATTAGATGGATATGGAATGTCAGATGAAAAAGATGGGAATGCCCCGGCTCTTGCAGAGACCCCTTATCTTGACAGTTTGTTTAATGACTACAAATGGTTAACCCTTAAAGCAGATGGTTTGAGTGTAGGCCTTCCTGAAGGTCAGATGGGTAATAGTGAAGTGGGGCATATGAATATAGGAGCAGGGCGAATAGTTTATCAGGAATTGACAAGAATAGATAGAGAAATTGAAACAGGTGATTTTTTTAAGAATGAAGTACTGACAAGTTTGATTGATAAGTTGGTTAGTAAGAAAAAATCACTACATATATGGGGGCTTTTGTCAGACGGTGGAGTGCACAGCCATATTGAGCATTTATTTTCCCTTCTTAAATTAGCTAAGGAAAGAGGTTTGAAGGATGTATATATCCATGCTGTGACAGATGGAAGAGATGTTCCACCCAAAATAGCAAAAAAATATATTGACCAATTAGAAGAGTTTATACAGGATCTAGGAGTTGGAAAGATAAAGACTGTTATGGGTAGATATTATGCTATGGATAGGGACGAGCGTTTTGAAAGAACTGAGAAAGCTTATAAGGCATTTAAGGGAAAAGCTGAGATCAATGTGGATACTGCTTCTGAAGCTGTGGAAAAGGCCTATGAGCGTGACGAGCTAGATGAGTTCATTGAACCTACAAACATTAATAATTCAGACAAAGATGATAAAGACGATAAGAATGATAAGAATGAATACGTAAGCCCGGGTGATGGGGTTATCTGCTTTAATTTTAGACCTGATAGAGCTAGGCAGATGACAAGGGCTTTTATCGATAAAGAAGATGTAGATTACGTTTGTTTTACCCAGTATGATAATGAGTTTGATTTGCCTGTAGCCTATCCACCTCAAAAGCTAATAAACATAGCGGGAGAATATTTGGCAGAGAAGAAAAAATCGCAGTTTAGAATTGCAGAAACAGAGAAATATGCTCATGTTACCTTCTTTTTTAATGGTGGGAAGGAAGAAGCCTATGAATTAGAAGACAGGGTGCTTATACCTTCTCCTAAAGTCGATACCTATGATCAAAAACCCGAGATGAGCGCTTATCAGGTAACAGAAGAGGCCATTAGCAATATAAATGAAAAAGACTATGACTTCGTATTAATAAACTATGCAAATCCTGATATGGTAGGCCATACAGGAGATCAGGATGCATGTATAAAAGCTCTTGAAGCTCTAGACAAGTGCCTGGCTAAATTTGTACCAAATATCTTAGAAAAAGGCGGAATAGCTCTTGTAACATCAGACCATGGAAATTCAGAAATGATGATAGATCCAAATACAGGAGGAGCTCATACCGCCCATACTAATAACAACGTTCCATTTATACTTGTCGATAAAAATAAAAATTATGAACTAAAAGATTTAGAAGAACCTAAATTAGCAGATATTATGCCAACTGTAATTGAACTGCTTAAACTTGGTCAACCTGAAGAAATGACAGGAAGAAGTCTAATAAAGGAGGCAAATTAATAATGAGAGAAATATTGTCGGTAGAGGCAAGAGAGGTTCTTGATTCAAGAGGAAACCCTACAGTTGAGGTAGATGTCGAAACTGCATCTGGTGCAGTAGGAAGTGCAATGGTGCCGTCAGGAGCTTCTACAGGTGCATACGAAGCTGTAGAATTGAGGGATGATGATAAGGGAAGGTACCTGGGAAAAGGAGTTCTTAAAGCTGTTCAAAATGTCAACCAGGTTATTGCCCCGGAAATTATTGGCCTTGATGTTACTGATCAAGTGGAGATTGACAAAACTATGAATATGCTTGATGGTACTCACAACAAAGGAAATATCGGC
The Natranaerofaba carboxydovora genome window above contains:
- the tpiA gene encoding triose-phosphate isomerase, whose product is MNMTVYIAGNWKMNNSPNETEDFMTNLGQFNIDAKSYGLDNSIKAIVCPSSIALERASDKKPAWLELGAQDSYFEESGAYTGEVSPSMLKDFGVKYVIVGHSERRNIFGEVNEDINKKVKKILELDMIPILCVGENDTEREQGITFPVIEIQIKKALWGIDKNELNRIIIAYEPVWAIGTGKAATPEDAEEVGSYIKEVLANIDQRNGEAVPVLYGGSVNPDNIAGFVNMGNIDGALVGGKSVKSDSFVELIKKVSEII
- the gpmI gene encoding 2,3-bisphosphoglycerate-independent phosphoglycerate mutase — translated: MINKEKKPEKPVALIILDGYGMSDEKDGNAPALAETPYLDSLFNDYKWLTLKADGLSVGLPEGQMGNSEVGHMNIGAGRIVYQELTRIDREIETGDFFKNEVLTSLIDKLVSKKKSLHIWGLLSDGGVHSHIEHLFSLLKLAKERGLKDVYIHAVTDGRDVPPKIAKKYIDQLEEFIQDLGVGKIKTVMGRYYAMDRDERFERTEKAYKAFKGKAEINVDTASEAVEKAYERDELDEFIEPTNINNSDKDDKDDKNDKNEYVSPGDGVICFNFRPDRARQMTRAFIDKEDVDYVCFTQYDNEFDLPVAYPPQKLINIAGEYLAEKKKSQFRIAETEKYAHVTFFFNGGKEEAYELEDRVLIPSPKVDTYDQKPEMSAYQVTEEAISNINEKDYDFVLINYANPDMVGHTGDQDACIKALEALDKCLAKFVPNILEKGGIALVTSDHGNSEMMIDPNTGGAHTAHTNNNVPFILVDKNKNYELKDLEEPKLADIMPTVIELLKLGQPEEMTGRSLIKEAN